A region of the Epinephelus fuscoguttatus linkage group LG22, E.fuscoguttatus.final_Chr_v1 genome:
ttgtccaatctgcatgaaacttgacATATACACTCTTCTACTGGACCTGAtccaaagttattaaaagaattttatGTGGTCAAAAAATGcgcaaattattaacaaacaaacttctatggctagctataaaaatgcaaactgttggATATCTCAGTCAAACTAAATGCTATTAACACCAAATTTGAGATCATTGGTTGGCATGAGACTGTGATGGTATGAGCCGAATTTGGCGAATTTTGGCAACTAGGGGGCGCTACAAATATGGTAAGTTTATATCTCTTGAACGGCTGCACCAATTTCTACGAAATTTGGTTGGTATGATGTAGGGCCAATTCTGAGGTCATATCTTGAAGGTGGTCATGACTGGTCAATGTGGGCAtggcttattacaagataaaatgtaggaggagttcgaaaaagtaggttttggacatgtggcgaattagcaaagagaatgtgcagcagaagtgggcggggcctgtgtcagaaaacccagctctatccagggaacacatggatatgtttgtgaaagtgtcatttaaaatgtgtaagttGCAGGCAAAAACGCGTTTGCATCCATTATAGCGCCACTTAGTGGAGTACATGTGCAATTTTTCGTATGGAAGATCTGTGTCCTATTCTATATGTACCCTTAAAATTTCAAAGCCCTCAGCATAATAGTTTGgctgaaattaatgtttgttgtttaagtGCCACCTGCCTGAAAGTTTGCACATAGAATCTCCAGATGTccagttatcaaaagaattttggcaCTCCAAAAAATGCGCTTTTTACAACCAAACAATCttttttgctagctaaaaaacacacattgtttcatatttcGCTCAAAGTAGATGCTTTCAACATCAAACTTAAGTCACTTGTTCCCGAGGTCATCCAGaggctttgtgccaaatttgtcgCAAATCGGTCTATAGGTGGCACTATAACGGATGCAAAGGCAGTGTTGcctgtaacttccacattttaaatgacacattcataaacattaTATCCATGTGTTCCCTGTATAGAGCTGGGTTTTCTGACACAAGCACCGCCCACTTGTGCTGCACATTCTCTTTGCTACTTTGTCACATGTCCAAACGTTGGCCTGCGTCCCTGCACTCGCCCAGAGCCCGTCGTCCTTCGGGGACAACTTCCATGGGCTCCGCGGGACGCGGGGACCGAGTTGCAgaactgcttgcagttctagtttaaattgaaacaaaaaaaaatgactgagaGGTTTCAAATTTGCAccaagatatttttttattcatggaTTTTTACAGTGCTCAGTGGTCTCAGCAGTGACCCGGATGTTTGTTCACAGGTGTTACACCTTCTTCTGTTACCCGTTGAATAGGAATTATGGCCTTTCCGGGCCTCTGTTATATCACATACTTGGCACGAATGATGTTCAAAGCATATATAGACTATTTTGATAACTGTACACAACCTCCTGAAACCCGAGCCTTTGTTGGTTCGCATTTTTAATTTGAGATCAGTAGAACCTGTTGAGTATAAAATTCCCCATGTCTTCAAACTCTGTCATTGCTCTGAGACAGCAAGGGAGGccgaacttcccctaaaatgtcatagaagaaatggtcaaatatgcactattgaatttacattaaaataagaatttacattgcattaaacatgCGCTAGGTTgcatttaacatcatgactatgatgttcaaatgtcagctgtttcaccagttttcaaacgcgacctccctgtcatacattctcgtgtcagcacagTGGACGCGGAGcttccaagcattcctatgagacagcgctgagaaggtttttttcatgcagcaaagcgagatgataaatgcaacaaaatcgtcacttccagggaggctcagcttccctgggacctaatggagcggtaggcgaGAGAGGACGCtgggtgtatgcatgatgattggaggaattatCTAAAAGGCTGTActcctttgtgattgacagcgctcCACATTTCAAGCTCAGTCCTATGCGGATATTCGcaagtggagtcttctgacagagggctgtccggagttccttatttccataagccatatAGCTCGTTTTCACCATTTATacaacccatctgaaaatctctgaggtgtgttttgctgtggttctatggcatgagtgtggttgaaaaactgcttcaattaaatgctccttttataagttactccATCGCTACAACATGATAAATTGTataatgtaaacttaaagtgagcttcccctgtttgaaagaccagcagctgccaTTGCTTTAAACGAGTACTTTCTTATTAACAGGATCTTGATACCgttgctaaaattggtaaaaaacaaaattctggGTTATATCAAGTTACAAAggttattaatcataaataaacaagtttcaaccataaaatgtgatcaggttttgagCCTTGTCCAcgtttgtgtcgggatcggctgcagaccgacttggcagagatggctgccatcttgtttttacattgattatagtattgtgctcttactgccactagatggcacaagtgtccacgaacaaggacaacaggggtctgtttcacaaagcaggttcaacaaactctgagtctaattctgaactctgagttgatctactctgagataggaaactctgagtttccggttccagaacagctgatttgaatcagtttaatcaactcggagtagtttcacctggagttaagcgcgcgcaccacaactataaaaagtcagcatcaatggagccccgattcgacgagtcaccatggcaatggGGACGGGaagggctgcgtttttcaccccactagaattagaaatcttaatgcgctcatactgCGACTTTGAATTTgaacacgttttcaaaaagaagtgcaacactgctgcagctgcaaaagagagggagacggcgtgggagaatgcataagtttaaatgtagtcctttgcaatcacaataatgttacaggggaaaactgcttgaatggtagcctattcatttatttcatttaggtgcaatcccgcggaGGAGAAGCATACttgcagcagtttaggatgaaatataaaaacattgttcaaacaggtcagacctcggcataatctcatgggggtacctcattttgatcatgttttacaatgtaaagtaaatattaagtggctgtttgactgtgcaattgttttatccccaacataatgctgttttcacacacataaatgtcttctcatctgtatcatgttctgttaaataattaagcctatttaaactaacacagacttctactcagccaacagaaagagggcagatgcctgtaaaacgagcacacttttctgaccgccctgcatacagttaccttactcaagtgctcagcgtctccgacattgtacaaaaaacttccatttgcaaagaaacacagcGCATTTTTATTCCAGTCTATGaccgcaacacacaatatctgctgggatgtgagagcatgactacgattggtaatgttgcaaaggtaaggacggattaggttgtgtgtgtagatgatggactgtgacgtgaaacggtactgctcaaaaagataattgtttggaaatgctaaaacatctgtgcggtctgataaccatctcccgatgaatatttaattctctgcgcagtaattctgcaccttcatccactggatcgttatcaaaaggacatgccatgttagtgaaaaaagtcgccacctactgtgcctgatggacttctaatatactgactctgatttttttaatgattttttttttttttaaatgacagatggCAGAAcggctacgccaaaactcgcctgctgactgaatgaatgaggaaatcaaatggagtgtgtggctctgaaagagggcggagacagagagaaactcgaggttcattgagaaaaacctggtcccgaccaggttaggttcatagagtctgttactatggtaactgaccgagagcttaagttacctctctctctgaaacaggctagaggtacccctctttctctggtttgagttacctccctttttgaaatggaaaactCAGAgattccctcatttcagggttaacagactctgagttttcactaaacctgctttgtgaaacggaccccaggtctaagttaagcagaatgaagtacaAGGgccagtaaacccaaaatgtgatgtccttgTATGAGGGTACAGGGTCTTCAGAGATTTGATCCAGAAAgagttaaagacaaactttAACGTATAGATCTGTCTGTAGAGCACTAATTTAGCACGTAAAttgcttagcataaagactggaaacagagggaaacagctagcctggctctgtcccaTTGTAACAAAATCCTCCAAACCTTACCAGCATGACTGAAGCACACTACTTGACATATTATGTGTCAGAAAACTGGATGCAAAAACAGcttgggggggagggggggtggggggggctaGTTgcctgttttttgatttttgtaaggattttataaatgtttgttttggaaaggaaagGACCTCcacagataatttggctcctggtaaaaccctcctgaacaatgaacactgaaggaattctaaccaggagaatttcagctggttgcaatctgcaaaccTCACCACTGGATGCCACTTAATTCCCCTAAAATCCTACAAACTTATAAGTTATCAAACACAATTTCTGTTAAGATATTTGATTTGCATGTTTATAATTTTGTTCTCTATTTTAGAGCttaaaccacaaacacacctaCATTAACAACAAATGTATATAAAATGAAATTTTCCTGCTGTGCAAGACTCCAGCCTCATCTGTTAACTGGTCTCTCAAAGTCACTCAAAGCCAGCACGCTAGGTTTAGAGATTCTTCCATTTATTGCcatttatgtcacattttaattAGCTAATATGTCTTGATGaaataaataagtgaataagataaggaaaaagaacaggtgtTTTACTGTTCTCTTACTTTGCAGTTTTAACTCTAATAAGTCAGCAGGTGGTGCTGTTTGATTCAATAACTTTAAGGGAAATCTACTGCACTCagttagggtgttttcacatttagttgtttttaaatgaaccaacacagtcctcttaaagattaccaaaaagtggaccaacagagaAGGGACTCAGTTATTTTTGTcttcacattgtcagttcattttaatttgtttatggATTATTATTGAATATTTATGGCATACTATGTTTGATGAGTTTAACAAAGCATTCTATTTATCTGAACACAGGTTAAGAGATAGCTACATTTATTTCAGTTGATCCTGAGGGGGAAAATAATGTCTGTGCTAAAGTTATTGGCAATCTGTTCAAtacttgttgagatatttcaatcAAAACCACAAATTTTAAACTGCTGATCAAAGTCATGAGGTTTCAtcatctgggaaccatgaatgccTGAGTTTATGGTATTCACACTTTCTAAAACCAATTTCACTTTTGAATTAAAAGGCAGGACTGACAAATTTATTACacaaacattaaacatacaAGGCTATTGTGATAACCACAGGATGTGCTGTCTCGTGAGCTTGAAACAGACCAGAAACCAACAGATCAACACCAACTGCATTccatcaaaatgaaaaacatggcAAAATGAGACAACATGAAACCATCCTACAAAGGACATATTTTTGCTCATTTCTGCTTGTGTATGATGATATCAGTGATGGTGCCTAGAGGCAGGAGATCGATAAAAGTTAAATTGATTCAAAGACGATCTGTGACCAGTGatcatgtaaaatgctgttgAAGCGAACTGCCTTGAAGTAAAAGTCATTGTTAACCCTAACCCAAAACTAGAAATACCACCACCCTTGAATGCCTCAACCAAcatgttgcagaaaaaaaaaatagtctcAGACCTCAGATGTTATACATGGAATAAGCCGGAGGCAATCTTCCAGTTTGCCCAAGTGCTGCGATTAACAATGGCACCATTGTTGCCTTCACTCCCCAAatcttttctagctcctctttcagctcttGGTATTTTTCCAGCTTCttgtgttccttcttcctgatgttgctgtcgctCTGGATAGCTACATCTAACACCActgtagagccgctgctccttcacgtcaaaaaggggtcagttgaggtggtacaggcatctgatcaggttGCCTCCTAGGTGCCTtccgctggaggtgtttcgggcatgtcctactggtaggaggccccggggtagacccagaacacactggagggattatatactgtatctcatctggcctgggaacacgttggggtcccccaggaggagctggaaagcgttgctggggagagggacgtctggggtgctttgcttgaccTGTTGCCCCCGTgacccagccccagataagcggaagaaaatggatggatggatggatggatggatggatggaaggttCCCATTTGCCTGCGGGACCCCAAGACCCCCTCGGTTCTGAACATATAGATatacatatcttttttttttttattattttatcagtcGGCCTGCACCATATTTTATTACAGTGCAACATACGATGGCCAAATGAAACCTAATTGTCCAGCTCCTTAATTTCATAGATGATAACATTGGATATTTTAATACTACACTGACCGCCAAACCACTGTtagcatatatatatttaactgTTATACTGTTTTCCACCTCtagtcaatcaattttaagtgatAACAGTTGTAAAGTTTTCTGTTTCTACTTAATATTAAAACTAATTACGAAAAACTACTAATATTATTAACATCACGGTTCAGTTTCCAGTGCTGTTACACTTTGTCTACAGAGAGGTGTTAGATGTATTTTGTCCACCACATTTATATCAATGAGAGTCAAATGAATATTAGAATATATAGGAAAGTCTTCCTAAGGTGTAGAAACGTCAGTCACATACTGTCTCACATGGTTTGGGTAAACTGACCTAGATTCTTGATGCCATCCTCAGTCTATCAGTATCAGTGTTACTTCGGCTTTTCTGTCCCTTTTTCTGAGTCCGGTCCTTGATAGAGCCTCAGTATTTTGCTGTCATGTAGTTTTTTCCAAGTCTTCATCTCCAGGATATAGTCGTGATTGGCGTAGAAAACAACACGAGTTTTATCTTTCTGATAGTAGTAGTTATTGTATTTCTTGTAGTCCTCAGTCATGAATCCGTATGCACTCACCTGAAAACGACAAAACAGAGAACAGGGACAATTGCAAATAACTCACACCAAGACATgatttgttaaaagaaaagtttgGCATCTTATAGAAATGTGCTTGTTCAATTTTATGCTGAGAGTTAGACAAGAACATCGGTCTTCTCATCTTACAAAATATCACATGGTGGACAcgaaatgttttaaaattaatttttagcAACATGAAAACTATGCCAATGCTAAGTCGACAATCACAGTTTCACAAACCCTGTTAATGTGGTTAACGGTAGAATACAATCACAGTTAGGTTAATGGTAGGAAAGATTACGTTTTTGatcaaaatcaaacaaagaCGTAATTGAGGTAAACTTACCTACTTTGTGTCACTAGGTAAAGTACCTGTGTAAAGCTCTTTGTGTAGTTACGTAAAGTAGATCACATCACATCTACCTCTgctttcacatgggacacaaacagtgatctcctggttgaaagtccgTGTTTGTGTGACCAATCCACCACACTGTTTGCCCATGATCAGGGACTTTTTCACTCTTCATACCAATTTATGTGTCCACCAAGACAAAAGAGCTTCACTGACTTTACATtggatttgtttttgtgttgccagcttgtaatttcaacacattttgtGCCCACCACTACGTAATATGCTGCAGATTTCATTTCTGAGACCGGGCTGATACTGAATGCATCATGTTTATGGAGGCATGAACTACAGCATAGACGACATGTGGAGAAGTTTAAGTAATATTAACTTACAGTGTCACAGGTTTGCAGAGCCAGGAAGACAGTGAATGCCCCGTTGGTTGGTCTGACTATTGCCCAGTGTGAACTATTCAGAGAACGAGACTTTAAGAACCTGTGGGTAATAAACAGTGTGATATAATGATCATATGAACTTATATATTATAAGTCTTTCACATATAAGAtgagacaaacaacaacttCCAAAGTGACCATTAAGTCAAAACAGCTTTATTTAAGGAAGTGCTTTTAGTTTGAGATTCCCTGTCGACTCttgattatatttattttttatatttatctcttgcttttattataattatttgtaATGTTCTAACCAAACCCTAACCACAGCGTTGCCACATCATAAAACACTGAGACAAGAACATTTTGCAGCAGCATGCAAAATCTAGTATTTCCATCAAGCCACGacctcattcctgcagcacttgCATGCtgttttgtgaagcactttgggctgcacCTCCACATGAAAATGTAACATACATAAAGTTATTTCAGAGGTACTCAGATCTTGTAAAtaagtaaaagtataaatacAACAGTTTGGAAACACTTActtcaaaattgtacttaagtgcaGCACATGACTAAATGTatgttacattccaccactggttaTTATCATTGTTGTCATGAACCATAAAGAGTGAAAGAGTTGGGTAGGATTGTGAGGGGACCTGTTTTTGATGTATCTGAGGAAATCCTGGTGCAGAACATAGAAGCGGGACTCGTTGTACTGCCCAGAGTAGTACGTCCTTGGCCTGCGGGGTTAAAATAAGACAGTCAATGGcgataatgaaaaaaaagttgcaaaGCTGGCTTTTTTTATCTCCTGTCTGTACGGTGCAGATAATACATTTGGCTGGAGCTTCAACCAAAATCATGCATTGTAAGAATTTCCCTTCTAGTATGATTAAActgcctgatttttttttttttgtgacttcctgtctgagcCACAAAAGGGGCATATAGTGTATGTTTAATATGACTTGTAACCTCCACAAAATGTACCAACTGATGccctttttcattattttagtaACTCATGAGTCAGATTTGATTAAAGTCTAACTGTCATCAGGTCACCATGTTTATGGAGACACACTTCCAGGCCCAATCTGATATGTTCCAGCACTGGATatactgtgtatgtgttttaGTGTTTGGGTGTACGTGCTTCCTTCTACTAATAATATATAGAGAGTTGATACTAacttattgtttttatatgagCCATTAGTAatcatttctcctctcagaaGACCTACGAGCCAATTGTAATCCCTCCTCGCCTCAGGTATCATCACGTATTTTATACCCTGCCAAAAGGAAGAGGATGAcaggtgagtgtgtatgtgtgaggtataaattacaaattacaatattacatattacattCAAGCTTTAATACCTCATCATGAGGGGCACCTTTGTATCCGTACTTCCTGGATATTATTAGCGAAGATGTGATGGAGTGTGCTGTGTGAACATACACAGAAGTTCTGTTTCCCACGTCCTCCTCGTAACCTTTGGTGACAGCACTGTTCATCCTGCCGCACAAACAGATCCAAATGTGACAGTGACCATcacaaattaatttcagttAGCAGAAACTAATTTGTGATACCCACAAAGAATCTGAATCAAGTTTACTGTAAGCTCAAGCATGACAGCGGCTGTCAGTAGCTCTcagtttacttacttacttacttactcagTGTACTACATGCAAAAGGCAAATGggtaaaaataaattcattgaAAGTGACATAAATCTGTCTAATGCAAAAGCATAGTTATTGTGATAACTGCACAGAAACTTAAAGGCTgtttaacaaaacaaactgcCATTTTGACATGGCTGAGGTAAAAGTTCATGAGTGTGAAGACCTGTGGGAAAAAACTCTTGTTTCAGCTCACAGTCATCCGTCTGAAATGCCTGCTGAAGGAGAGGTCACATTATTTGGTGGCTGGGCAGAAGGGTCTTTGATGATCTGCTTTGTAGTTCAAAGGGTGggaacaccctggacaggcaGGGCGGCACGGACTTTCTATTCAGTTGAGTTATGATTGTGTAATGTCTTTGTTGCATTTGGAGGCTGGTCCAAATGAGGCTGTAAGAGCTGAGCAGACGACAGAATAACTGTTGTGTAGAACTGGATGAACTGCTCTAGGTTGGTTGAACAACATTGAATGTGTGTAGGAAAGCAAGTCATTACTTTGAGTGGTTGTGAggatggttggatgtactgccaaattcagggaAACAACATTAGAGGCAGCTTTTGGTAGTTAAATGAACATTacgttcacaggcaacagctctggtggacattccccCAGTCAGCCTGCCAACAGCACACCTCCTCAAAACTTG
Encoded here:
- the LOC125883207 gene encoding alpha-N-acetylgalactosaminide alpha-2,6-sialyltransferase 1-like, which codes for MRYLTPPPVVFTHAAVAETAMPILYINSFKKAPQWDFDDVYNQDAPPRPWTCAESLRNSEDESFKKAFLPNIRVFLHKDNINMSEWNRLSHFNNPFGFMQFPYDEVMSAVKLIPKPKEPLLLPKPGSGGCVRCAVVGTGGILKGSKMGKEIDAHDYVFRMNSAVTKGYEEDVGNRTSVYVHTAHSITSSLIISRKYGYKGAPHDEGIKYVMIPEARRDYNWLVGLLRGEMITNGSYKNNKPRTYYSGQYNESRFYVLHQDFLRYIKNRFLKSRSLNSSHWAIVRPTNGAFTVFLALQTCDTVSAYGFMTEDYKKYNNYYYQKDKTRVVFYANHDYILEMKTWKKLHDSKILRLYQGPDSEKGTEKPK